The Bacillota bacterium genome has a segment encoding these proteins:
- a CDS encoding DUF5615 family PIN-like protein, with the protein MPLSPGLARWLIEHGYNAVHALEIGLDRASDAVILERARKERRVVVTAGLDYPQLLSPDHPRPGSSISLLTCFLHV; encoded by the coding sequence TTGCCCCTTTCTCCAGGACTTGCCAGATGGTTGATTGAGCATGGGTACAATGCGGTTCACGCGCTTGAAATCGGCCTTGACCGGGCTTCTGATGCTGTAATACTTGAGCGGGCGCGCAAGGAAAGACGCGTGGTCGTAACGGCTGGCCTGGATTACCCACAATTGCTTAGCCCGGACCACCCCCGTCCGGGTTCTTCGATTTCTTTGTTGACGTGTTT
- a CDS encoding AbrB/MazE/SpoVT family DNA-binding domain-containing protein, with protein sequence MEIVRLSSKGQLVLPKNVRERLALKRGLELKVELIGGKIILEPVYRETKTDWRRWRGSLKGGRALEEHLEEHRQEVACDD encoded by the coding sequence ATGGAAATAGTTCGGTTATCTTCTAAAGGACAACTGGTACTTCCTAAAAATGTCAGGGAACGACTTGCCCTAAAAAGGGGGTTGGAACTGAAAGTGGAATTAATTGGAGGCAAGATAATCCTGGAACCCGTCTACCGGGAAACTAAAACGGATTGGCGTCGTTGGCGGGGATCTTTAAAGGGTGGACGGGCATTAGAAGAACATTTGGAAGAGCACAGGCAAGAGGTGGCATGCGATGATTAA